The Crocinitomicaceae bacterium genome includes a region encoding these proteins:
- a CDS encoding MFS transporter, with product MITKGDKKIIRAWTFYDWANSVYPLVITTAIFPIFYETITGAGPLGIGKGPNSDLVTFFGAEIKNSVLYSFVVAASLLVVCILSPLLSGIADFSGSKKRFLQFFCLLGSVACGTLYFFNANHLELSMLSVFFASIGFYNSLVFYNAYLPDIAEPADHDRISARGFSMGYFGSAILLIACLVLLRVFEIIKPADCFWITGIWWLGFAQLTFLKLPAPSQKAKITGKILGNGFRELLKVGHFVRKTSRLKRFLVSFFLFSMGVQTLMLMAVLFAKKEVFKDGDTSGLIIAVLLIQFIAIPGALVFSKASSKFGNLTTLGIALVIWVFCCTFAYFFVYDTFNFYILASIVGFVMGGTQSLSRSTYSKFLPETEDTASFFSFYDITEKMGMVFGMVIFGYVEASSGDMRMSVLALITFFVMGFIALLFVPKLENKSFEETQKH from the coding sequence ATGATAACAAAAGGAGACAAAAAAATTATACGCGCCTGGACATTTTATGACTGGGCTAACTCTGTTTATCCTCTGGTAATTACAACCGCTATTTTTCCTATTTTTTATGAAACGATTACAGGCGCCGGCCCATTGGGAATAGGTAAAGGACCAAACAGTGATCTCGTAACATTTTTCGGTGCAGAAATAAAAAATTCTGTATTGTATTCATTTGTAGTTGCTGCTTCTCTTCTTGTTGTTTGCATATTATCTCCACTTCTTTCTGGCATTGCTGATTTTTCAGGTAGTAAAAAAAGATTTCTTCAATTTTTTTGTTTGCTTGGATCAGTTGCTTGCGGCACATTGTACTTTTTTAATGCAAATCATTTGGAGTTGAGCATGCTTTCTGTATTTTTTGCAAGCATCGGTTTCTACAACAGCTTAGTTTTTTATAATGCATACTTACCTGATATTGCAGAACCGGCAGACCATGACCGCATTAGTGCACGCGGTTTCTCCATGGGTTATTTTGGAAGTGCAATTCTTCTGATTGCATGTCTTGTTTTATTAAGAGTATTTGAAATAATTAAACCTGCTGACTGCTTTTGGATCACCGGTATCTGGTGGTTAGGCTTTGCGCAACTAACATTTTTGAAATTACCGGCACCATCTCAAAAAGCTAAAATTACTGGAAAAATTTTAGGCAATGGATTTCGTGAATTGCTCAAGGTTGGTCATTTTGTGCGAAAAACTAGTCGCCTAAAAAGATTTCTTGTTTCATTTTTTCTGTTCAGCATGGGAGTTCAAACACTCATGTTAATGGCGGTTCTTTTTGCAAAAAAAGAAGTTTTTAAAGATGGCGATACCTCAGGACTAATTATTGCAGTTCTTCTCATTCAGTTCATTGCTATTCCGGGTGCATTGGTATTTAGCAAGGCTTCATCAAAATTTGGAAATCTCACTACCCTAGGAATTGCATTGGTCATTTGGGTTTTCTGTTGCACCTTTGCTTACTTTTTTGTTTATGATACTTTCAATTTTTACATTCTTGCATCTATTGTGGGATTTGTAATGGGCGGCACACAATCATTGTCAAGATCAACCTATTCAAAATTTTTACCTGAAACAGAAGACACCGCATCGTTCTTCTCATTTTATGATATCACCGAAAAAATGGGGATGGTTTTTGGTATGGTAATATTTGGATATGTTGAGGCAAGTTCAGGGGACATGCGCATGTCGGTACTTGCCCTTATCACATTTTTTGTGATGGGATTTATTGCACTGCTCTTTGTTCCCAAATTAGAAAATAAATCATTTGAAGAAACTCAAAAACATTAA
- a CDS encoding metallophosphoesterase, translated as MLCFSNKVSPFNKLSPSIDSTGNYTFIVSGHFYGDGTNKSGYPANTLLANISWINHESNADFMVCLGDLFMDIKNDIPKYEMSLFKTLQIPLYNAVGNHDLTDNIYQQNYGETFYKFQIENSLHVILDTELNDGDISDEQLEFLRTTCEEIKENKYREVFFYAHRTIWKDHYPEMEGLFADNTQSITKTNFADEVLPLLLSISSSTKVYWFAGSLGDAPASFFYFEDQKSDITYIATAIRAMLRDALLLVHVSEDGVRFETKSLTMQNVNDLSSYDLSFWKQTSAEEPFNYRLIPLYIKNTFLSRYFWYGTTFALLIIGSIWLLRRIRNR; from the coding sequence ATGTTGTGTTTTAGCAACAAGGTGTCCCCTTTCAATAAGCTTAGCCCTTCTATTGATTCAACCGGGAATTATACCTTCATTGTCAGTGGTCATTTTTATGGTGACGGAACAAATAAATCCGGGTATCCGGCAAATACGCTCCTTGCAAATATATCCTGGATAAATCATGAATCAAATGCTGATTTTATGGTTTGCCTTGGTGATTTATTTATGGATATCAAAAACGATATTCCAAAGTATGAAATGTCTCTTTTTAAAACACTTCAAATACCTTTGTATAATGCCGTTGGAAACCATGATTTGACTGATAATATTTATCAGCAAAATTACGGTGAGACGTTCTATAAATTTCAAATTGAAAATTCGCTACATGTAATATTAGATACTGAATTGAATGACGGTGATATTTCAGATGAACAATTAGAATTTTTGAGAACGACATGTGAAGAAATTAAGGAGAATAAGTATCGTGAAGTTTTTTTCTACGCTCATAGAACTATTTGGAAAGATCACTATCCTGAAATGGAAGGATTATTTGCAGACAACACACAATCTATAACAAAGACAAATTTTGCTGATGAAGTACTTCCTCTTTTACTATCTATCAGCTCATCAACTAAGGTATATTGGTTTGCCGGTTCTTTAGGTGATGCACCGGCTTCATTTTTTTATTTTGAAGATCAGAAATCTGACATTACCTATATTGCAACGGCAATCAGGGCTATGTTGCGTGATGCACTACTTTTGGTTCATGTGAGTGAAGATGGGGTGCGCTTTGAGACCAAGTCACTTACTATGCAAAATGTGAATGATCTTTCTTCATACGATCTTTCATTTTGGAAACAAACTTCGGCTGAAGAGCCCTTCAATTACCGGTTGATTCCTCTTTATATTAAAAATACTTTTCTCTCAAGATATTTTTGGTATGGCACGACCTTTGCCTTACTGATTATAGGAAGTATCTGGCTGTTGCGCAGAATAAGAAATCGCTGA
- a CDS encoding CotH kinase family protein, with the protein MINKSKLLKRLIIAILLLACVAAFVAHKFVQSYGFDGLGDFITVYRHNKNLASKVEPVEMKILLSDDDYDFLKKRRDKAIERGIQINDGEDNYVPCKIIQNGDTVKAELRLKGHMTDHLEGDKWSFRVKTDKKPVLGMRRFSLQEPGTRNYAYEWVYHQLLKQEGIIHLNYDFIHLQLNDKDLGIYAIEEHFGQHVLDHNDRPSGAILRWNPNLYWEWRIDELQGTYLNEQYSNYSSSFVEPYEKGTVEDDSVLLNTYMRGAALLEAFRRGEKKTSDVFDITLMARFHAIIDLVGGHHSLDWSDVKFFYNSKTDKIEPVGYESFSVRKTESVCGQRIPDVYDAPGFNYHDQLFADPLFFEAYIKELERIADEKYFNNFIVSIQAELDQKNGIIAKEYPYKKFSFVPYFENIDLIRQNLQLPKPFHAFIETKTDSAIAIQLSPVSDFPIEILSLVVNGKHEIQIAQPFILPAKARNTYAHYFYISFNHPDLKLKNLVLKARIPGSSWIFETEVSDLPASKKFDEEVNNHTESNLDQTSMIQHPELINFHDSIWFFNTEEISIDQTLVFADSQDVLVFFPGQRVNFGEQGSIVSSGRIEFRGSSEEDGNIEVNASEAINPKDKNSKPKILLQDGDLICSNVSFFEVENFLSATEAEIYFTQCSFGDVQNNFMSTKLSVIHFDECGGGKVASLGYFEQSLVRLRKSFFKNGNQFIESNGSDIDLIGCDISNFSVCAVLNYSSSLRSWNSNFSGKDYIGVLNHASDMTLMGGVVSAARIGFLLDDKNNLPGESTYLLYRSEVSNISILEKRP; encoded by the coding sequence ATGATCAATAAATCTAAACTCCTTAAACGCCTAATCATCGCAATCCTCTTACTGGCTTGCGTGGCTGCCTTTGTGGCGCATAAATTTGTGCAGAGTTATGGATTTGATGGCTTGGGTGATTTTATTACTGTTTATCGTCACAATAAAAATCTTGCTTCTAAAGTTGAGCCGGTGGAAATGAAAATTTTACTCAGTGATGATGACTATGATTTTCTGAAAAAGAGACGAGATAAAGCAATTGAACGGGGTATACAAATCAACGATGGTGAAGATAATTACGTGCCATGTAAAATCATTCAAAATGGCGATACTGTTAAAGCCGAATTAAGATTAAAAGGTCATATGACCGATCACCTTGAAGGGGATAAATGGTCTTTCCGCGTGAAAACAGATAAAAAACCAGTGCTAGGTATGCGTCGTTTTTCGTTGCAAGAACCCGGAACCAGAAATTACGCTTACGAATGGGTATATCATCAATTACTCAAACAAGAAGGAATCATTCACCTGAACTATGATTTTATCCATCTACAGCTCAATGATAAAGATTTGGGTATCTACGCCATTGAAGAACACTTCGGGCAACATGTGCTTGATCATAATGATCGTCCTTCGGGAGCAATTTTAAGATGGAATCCGAATCTTTATTGGGAATGGAGAATTGATGAATTACAAGGCACTTATCTCAATGAACAATATTCTAATTATAGCTCATCTTTTGTTGAACCTTATGAGAAAGGTACGGTAGAAGATGATTCTGTTTTACTCAATACCTATATGCGTGGTGCAGCATTGCTTGAGGCATTCAGAAGAGGTGAAAAGAAAACATCTGACGTGTTTGACATTACCTTGATGGCACGATTTCATGCTATTATTGATTTGGTGGGAGGACATCATTCGCTTGATTGGAGTGATGTTAAATTTTTCTACAATTCAAAAACGGACAAAATTGAACCGGTGGGTTATGAAAGTTTCTCTGTTAGAAAAACGGAATCAGTTTGTGGGCAGCGTATCCCTGATGTATACGACGCTCCCGGCTTCAATTATCACGATCAGTTGTTTGCTGATCCACTATTTTTTGAAGCCTATATAAAAGAGTTGGAGCGAATCGCAGATGAAAAATATTTCAACAATTTTATCGTCAGTATTCAAGCTGAACTTGATCAAAAAAATGGAATTATCGCCAAGGAATATCCTTACAAAAAATTCTCCTTCGTTCCGTATTTTGAAAATATAGATTTGATCAGACAGAATTTGCAATTGCCAAAACCTTTTCATGCTTTTATTGAAACCAAAACTGATTCTGCTATTGCAATTCAACTTAGTCCGGTGAGTGATTTTCCAATTGAAATTCTCTCTCTGGTAGTGAATGGTAAACATGAAATTCAAATCGCACAACCCTTTATTTTACCTGCCAAGGCGAGAAATACCTACGCACATTATTTTTATATCTCATTCAATCATCCTGATTTGAAATTAAAAAACCTGGTGTTAAAAGCTAGAATTCCGGGTAGCAGTTGGATTTTTGAAACAGAAGTATCTGACTTACCCGCATCCAAGAAGTTTGATGAAGAGGTGAACAATCATACAGAAAGTAATTTGGATCAAACATCAATGATTCAACATCCGGAATTAATAAATTTTCATGATTCTATCTGGTTTTTTAATACAGAGGAAATCAGTATTGATCAAACTCTGGTTTTTGCAGATTCGCAAGATGTATTAGTTTTTTTTCCCGGGCAGAGAGTGAATTTTGGTGAGCAGGGGAGTATTGTTTCGTCTGGTAGAATTGAGTTCAGAGGCAGTAGTGAAGAAGACGGCAATATTGAGGTAAATGCATCAGAAGCCATCAATCCAAAAGATAAAAATTCCAAGCCAAAAATTTTATTGCAGGATGGTGATTTAATCTGCTCAAATGTTTCATTTTTTGAAGTAGAAAATTTCTTGAGTGCAACGGAGGCGGAAATTTATTTTACGCAATGCAGTTTTGGTGATGTGCAAAATAATTTCATGTCAACTAAATTATCTGTAATACACTTTGATGAGTGCGGAGGTGGCAAAGTGGCTTCGCTTGGCTATTTTGAACAATCATTAGTGAGATTGCGTAAGTCATTTTTTAAAAACGGTAACCAATTCATAGAATCCAATGGCTCAGATATTGATTTAATTGGGTGTGATATCTCCAATTTTTCAGTGTGCGCTGTGTTAAATTATTCATCAAGTTTGAGATCATGGAATTCAAATTTTTCAGGTAAGGATTATATTGGTGTACTGAATCATGCTTCTGATATGACCTTGATGGGTGGTGTTGTATCTGCTGCAAGAATCGGTTTTCTGCTTGACGATAAAAATAATTTGCCGGGTGAGTCAACATACCTGCTATACAGAAGTGAAGTGAGTAATATTTCAATCCTTGAAAAGAGACCATGA
- a CDS encoding O-antigen ligase family protein, with amino-acid sequence MIIAYKQHFQFIMILAIMYVSGVWGGPIIYPMFPIFMLLFGIRKRYFELLITSLWLLMLSDYVPVKDATYDDLQFAKDLKALVPLILFLFYLRDWRSFAPIPRIFLYFIPFFLVVIYSLNYSLKIDVGIQKTISYLLMYFTIPVYVAKLHRDEGEYFWTAFLTFIIGMLTIGVVLGFAAPQIGLMSDGRFKGVLGNPNGLGIFLYLTFILWVIIEEFKLAVFTRKERVYIIFILLFSLFWCGTRNGMMSILLFYIVYRAVKINWFVGIIFILTFISLEEVFFDFFLNTIEFFNLQDYFRVDTIEEGSGRKIAWMFAYGEIVQHNFFIGGGFGHDENVMRPNYYWLEKLGHNGGVHNSYLSMWFDSGIIGVVLYFISFIGIVFSRMKFSYVVIAFATSIFFNVSYESWMVASLNPFTLLFLTILTIFESKLRDCVKEVQPVEQNNMAMA; translated from the coding sequence ATGATAATAGCCTACAAACAGCATTTTCAGTTTATCATGATTCTTGCCATCATGTATGTATCCGGCGTGTGGGGTGGTCCTATTATTTATCCAATGTTTCCAATATTCATGCTGTTATTTGGAATAAGGAAACGCTATTTTGAATTGTTGATCACTTCATTGTGGTTGCTCATGTTGTCAGATTATGTTCCGGTAAAAGATGCTACCTATGATGACCTGCAATTCGCAAAAGATCTCAAAGCATTGGTTCCGTTAATTTTGTTTCTATTTTACTTACGTGATTGGAGAAGTTTTGCACCTATTCCTCGGATATTTTTATACTTCATTCCTTTCTTCTTAGTGGTGATCTACAGTCTCAACTATTCTCTCAAAATTGATGTGGGTATTCAAAAAACAATTTCCTATTTGCTAATGTATTTTACCATTCCGGTATATGTAGCAAAATTACACCGTGATGAAGGTGAATATTTCTGGACAGCTTTTTTGACTTTCATCATTGGTATGTTGACTATTGGAGTTGTTTTGGGATTTGCCGCTCCTCAAATCGGTTTGATGTCTGATGGTCGTTTTAAGGGAGTACTGGGTAATCCAAATGGACTTGGAATTTTTCTATACTTAACCTTTATACTTTGGGTAATTATTGAAGAATTTAAACTAGCTGTTTTCACCAGAAAAGAACGAGTTTACATCATTTTTATTTTACTTTTTTCTCTCTTTTGGTGTGGTACGCGAAATGGTATGATGAGTATTTTGCTTTTCTATATTGTTTATCGCGCAGTTAAAATTAATTGGTTTGTAGGTATCATTTTTATTCTCACATTCATTTCATTAGAAGAAGTTTTCTTTGACTTTTTTCTGAATACAATTGAGTTCTTCAATTTGCAAGATTATTTCAGGGTGGATACGATAGAAGAAGGGTCAGGTCGTAAAATTGCATGGATGTTTGCTTATGGTGAAATTGTTCAACATAACTTTTTTATTGGCGGTGGCTTTGGCCACGATGAAAATGTGATGCGCCCAAATTATTATTGGCTTGAAAAGTTAGGTCACAACGGCGGCGTACACAATTCTTATCTATCAATGTGGTTTGATTCTGGTATCATTGGTGTAGTGTTGTATTTCATTTCATTCATAGGTATCGTATTCAGTCGCATGAAATTTTCTTATGTTGTCATTGCTTTTGCAACTTCGATTTTTTTCAACGTCTCTTATGAATCATGGATGGTTGCTTCCTTGAATCCATTCACATTATTATTTCTTACCATTCTCACTATTTTTGAAAGCAAACTTAGAGACTGTGTGAAAGAGGTACAACCAGTAGAACAAAATAATATGGCAATGGCATGA
- a CDS encoding CotH kinase family protein: MRFRIDIFFVFLVLCNAFLFLAFGTKVIGLGENQKPSIIRYVALENIVDIPQQGQFDTEASIWNLHPGMVMYYSLDGGDHFVKADQVIDFKKLKNKDNLLLPTSYHWKRATGDFPQALSIVLKAESTDKKVATNEKVLSYFDVTAHDMPVICLSSRHDDLFSDEKGIFVFGQSAWNEEGFYVNWWNRSANFQNRGNAWERDATIQYFNQGSLVFEQNGSMKISGNATRGFPQKSMQLIATRTDGSAIFEYPFFGKYGVKKYSSLTLRNSGNDNNKTLFADLLMQKFAAESNLTTQQGIPVVVYLNGNYWGIYNMRERIDEFLIAEKEDVKPEEVTILEGGSIQLKDGDEAVHEDFKMLIEKINQNGFNRHDELYNELSEQIDLNSFSDYIFFETFYANSDWPYNNCMWYKAGEKKWKWILNDLDYGLAYLGDGAVESNLFDKLKNTSGAISDLFNFLIKQPDFNKSFKQNCENKIQTIFNSEYIQSTYAIMQSLYANEMDRHCRRWRMIQHVEEWENNCEKNLNFLLKRGEVYLKQVAELL; the protein is encoded by the coding sequence GTGCGATTCAGAATTGACATATTTTTTGTTTTTCTGGTTTTGTGTAATGCATTTCTATTTCTTGCATTTGGCACTAAAGTGATTGGGCTCGGTGAGAATCAAAAACCAAGTATTATCCGATATGTGGCTTTAGAAAATATTGTTGATATTCCACAACAAGGGCAATTTGATACTGAAGCTTCAATTTGGAATTTGCATCCCGGAATGGTAATGTATTATTCTCTTGATGGGGGTGATCATTTTGTGAAGGCAGATCAGGTAATTGATTTTAAAAAATTGAAAAATAAAGACAATTTACTCTTGCCAACTTCTTATCATTGGAAGCGAGCTACCGGTGATTTTCCTCAAGCATTAAGTATTGTCTTGAAAGCTGAATCAACGGATAAAAAAGTTGCCACAAACGAAAAGGTTTTATCTTATTTTGATGTTACAGCACATGACATGCCGGTTATTTGTCTCTCATCAAGGCATGATGATTTGTTTAGTGATGAAAAGGGGATTTTTGTTTTTGGTCAATCAGCTTGGAATGAAGAAGGGTTTTATGTTAATTGGTGGAATAGGTCGGCAAATTTTCAAAATAGAGGAAATGCGTGGGAACGTGATGCAACAATACAATATTTCAATCAGGGTTCGCTTGTGTTTGAGCAAAATGGTTCCATGAAAATAAGTGGTAATGCCACCCGTGGATTTCCGCAAAAATCAATGCAATTGATTGCCACACGCACTGACGGTTCAGCGATTTTTGAATATCCCTTTTTTGGTAAATACGGCGTTAAAAAATATTCATCCCTAACGTTGCGCAACAGCGGAAATGACAACAATAAAACCTTGTTTGCCGATTTGTTAATGCAGAAATTTGCAGCAGAGTCAAACTTGACTACGCAACAAGGAATACCGGTAGTAGTTTATTTGAATGGCAATTACTGGGGAATTTATAATATGCGTGAGCGCATTGATGAATTTTTGATTGCAGAAAAAGAAGATGTGAAACCTGAAGAGGTGACTATTTTAGAAGGTGGTTCAATTCAATTGAAAGATGGTGATGAGGCAGTTCATGAAGATTTTAAAATGCTGATTGAAAAAATTAATCAGAATGGATTTAACCGGCATGATGAACTTTATAATGAACTTTCAGAACAGATAGATTTGAATTCATTCAGCGATTATATATTCTTTGAAACATTTTATGCAAATTCTGATTGGCCATATAATAACTGCATGTGGTACAAAGCCGGTGAAAAAAAGTGGAAATGGATTTTGAACGATCTTGATTATGGGCTTGCCTATTTAGGAGATGGCGCAGTAGAATCCAATCTTTTTGATAAATTGAAAAACACTTCAGGTGCAATTTCAGATTTATTTAATTTTCTGATTAAACAACCTGATTTTAATAAAAGCTTCAAGCAAAATTGTGAGAATAAAATTCAAACAATTTTCAATTCAGAATATATTCAATCAACCTATGCAATCATGCAATCACTTTACGCAAATGAAATGGATAGACATTGCAGAAGATGGAGAATGATTCAACATGTTGAAGAATGGGAAAATAATTGTGAGAAAAATTTAAATTTTCTTTTGAAGAGGGGTGAGGTTTACCTGAAACAAGTTGCTGAATTACTATGA